One Candidatus Deferrimicrobium borealis genomic window carries:
- a CDS encoding acyl carrier protein yields the protein MKAILGTVFDLPADEINDETSPGNVGLWDSLNHLRMVTEIEKVFRIRLAQKEIREMLTYAKIREVVGRHLGLKTDE from the coding sequence TTGAAAGCGATCCTGGGCACGGTCTTCGATCTCCCCGCAGACGAGATCAACGATGAGACCAGCCCCGGTAATGTTGGATTGTGGGATTCGCTCAACCATCTGCGGATGGTCACCGAAATCGAGAAGGTGTTCCGGATCCGACTTGCGCAGAAGGAAATCCGCGAAATGCTGACGTATGCCAAGATCCGGGAAGTCGTTGGACGCCATCTCGGCCTTAAGACCGACGAGTAA
- a CDS encoding acyltransferase, producing the protein MTIDDNTLIDARGASGKGVVFEDGVIVNRNSIVQSKEGDIEIGKSVSIGTDSTIVSWSGIRIGDGALIAGGCSLSAGRYDFDDLNRSIAEQDSYSTGPIVIDENVWLATRVTILDGVHIGKGAIISAGSVVTGNIPQGAVAHGNPAKVVFTRR; encoded by the coding sequence GTGACGATTGACGACAACACGTTGATCGATGCCCGCGGAGCGAGCGGAAAAGGCGTCGTTTTCGAAGACGGTGTCATCGTCAACAGGAACTCGATCGTCCAATCCAAAGAGGGAGACATCGAAATCGGCAAATCGGTGAGCATCGGAACGGACAGCACAATCGTCTCCTGGTCGGGAATCCGCATCGGCGACGGGGCGCTCATCGCCGGAGGGTGCTCCCTCAGCGCCGGGCGTTACGATTTCGATGACCTGAACAGGAGCATCGCGGAGCAGGACAGCTATTCGACGGGACCGATCGTTATCGACGAGAATGTCTGGCTTGCCACGCGGGTCACGATTCTTGATGGGGTTCACATAGGGAAGGGGGCGATCATCTCGGCCGGGTCCGTCGTGACGGGAAATATTCCGCAAGGTGCGGTGGCCCATGGGAACCCTGCAAAGGTCGTCTTCACCCGGAGATAA
- a CDS encoding oligosaccharide flippase family protein, with product MKTTVNAAWLIGCRVAADFLSFLLFIAISRHFGPEGIGTYSYGFAVSTIGFVISGLGIEGYGVREYTRLEPRRGSALVADLIGAQILVVILTVLALAIYLQITGGSRTIVGIVMSLAAYQIASAFSRTLFIPANAGQAMIGPAVTELCCRGGAIVVAMVSITFLHSSLLVALIGYPVFGVILVVAAAFSARRFSGSVSVNRKLKPIRERIGVLWSFAVAEALVQVFIRIGLVVLTLSAGAEVAGLYATGLKFMELALMPLVFLGLAIYPRLSRLSGSHDDALLHASSQFLAVASMMTGVVVWGLYFVVPLVLVPLLGPRFASTVPVLHILTGLAIVQAGEIVLVRLLLATDLQISRLRIIAVGTLLNIALMVVMVTYWHITGAVAAGIVALAAVDVGYALALNRSLRSIFVRCAGSLMAGLTVASGITWLMFHYGATYWLTAAAFIVFFLSVAAISLWSVQRSRPEAMAASL from the coding sequence ATGAAGACCACCGTAAACGCCGCTTGGCTCATAGGCTGCCGCGTTGCGGCGGATTTCCTGAGCTTCCTGCTGTTTATCGCCATATCGCGACATTTTGGTCCCGAAGGCATCGGAACGTACTCCTACGGGTTCGCGGTCTCGACCATCGGGTTCGTGATCAGCGGCCTCGGGATCGAGGGATACGGTGTGCGCGAATATACCCGGCTGGAGCCACGCCGTGGGTCTGCCTTGGTTGCAGACCTGATCGGCGCGCAGATTCTCGTTGTGATCCTCACCGTACTCGCTCTGGCCATTTATCTTCAGATCACCGGGGGATCGCGTACGATCGTCGGCATCGTCATGTCGCTTGCCGCATATCAAATCGCCTCCGCATTCTCAAGAACACTATTCATACCTGCGAACGCAGGGCAGGCCATGATTGGCCCGGCCGTCACGGAGCTGTGCTGCCGCGGCGGAGCGATTGTCGTGGCCATGGTTTCGATCACCTTTCTGCATTCGTCCTTGCTCGTCGCGCTAATTGGATACCCCGTGTTCGGCGTGATCCTGGTGGTGGCGGCTGCGTTTTCGGCCCGCCGATTCAGTGGGTCGGTCTCCGTCAACAGGAAGCTGAAACCCATTCGCGAGCGGATTGGGGTGCTGTGGTCGTTCGCCGTGGCCGAAGCGCTCGTCCAGGTTTTCATCCGTATTGGGCTGGTGGTGTTGACGCTCAGCGCCGGCGCGGAAGTCGCGGGGCTTTATGCTACGGGGCTGAAATTCATGGAGCTTGCGTTGATGCCGCTGGTATTCTTGGGCCTTGCGATATATCCGCGCCTCAGCCGGCTGTCGGGGTCGCATGACGACGCATTGCTCCACGCCAGTTCGCAGTTCCTCGCGGTTGCGAGCATGATGACCGGTGTAGTGGTCTGGGGTCTCTACTTCGTGGTCCCGCTCGTCCTCGTTCCATTGCTGGGGCCGCGCTTTGCATCGACGGTGCCCGTGTTGCACATTCTCACAGGGCTTGCGATCGTTCAGGCCGGGGAGATCGTGCTCGTGCGCCTGCTGCTCGCGACGGATCTGCAGATATCCCGCCTCAGGATCATCGCGGTTGGCACCCTTCTGAACATCGCGCTCATGGTAGTGATGGTGACGTATTGGCACATCACCGGAGCCGTGGCCGCCGGCATTGTGGCATTGGCAGCTGTGGACGTGGGCTACGCCTTAGCCCTAAACCGCTCGCTGCGATCGATCTTCGTGCGGTGCGCCGGCAGTCTGATGGCCGGCTTGACGGTCGCGTCCGGCATAACCTGGCTTATGTTTCACTACGGTGCGACGTATTGGCTCACGGCAGCGGCCTTCATCGTTTTCTTCCTTTCCGTAGCAGCAATTTCCCTCTGGAGTGTCCAGCGCAGCCGTCCGGAAGCAATGGCCGCTTCCCTATGA
- a CDS encoding GMC family oxidoreductase has protein sequence MNRHHDAGAIRALDASEPYDVCIIGSGPAGTILGTSLVERGIRTLILESGTNLFRWLFDRRLRFLSRYEFTGNTGYPLTNTRARTLGGTSNFWTGRCTRFQVSDLEPNPYTPDANPWPITYDELDPYYERAEHSLRVRGGDFSEHVPPRKSPLPIPSNGGTNRLKSYLADVGVTADCSPTSVPRKGFRFFRVQNEILPAFMSTSCGTLVTGANVTRLVPDGKKGIVEAEVHTLDGMQKFARAKIFVVACGGIETPRLLLHSKSSDFPNGIGNSHDMVGRGFNDHPAVNLFASIRHTRDTLSPVGKIARSHQYYDLLRPEGLGSVLLVFRQAWVFPHHNLPLLGLSKISNLPKASLNLMKRMARPALYIGASIEMRISESNRVMLSETMKDCFGNPLAHLIFNYTEEDLRTLDRSRDLIREIYRKLGATDVREVEVSWSRHHQSSCRMGDNPRTSVVNRNLRIHESPNLYLCGSEVFVTGGAMQPCLSIAALAHRLADHLVSRLKDGHEANSIR, from the coding sequence ATGAACCGACATCATGATGCTGGTGCGATACGTGCGCTCGATGCCTCAGAGCCCTATGATGTATGCATCATTGGATCCGGTCCGGCAGGGACGATTCTCGGCACGTCGCTCGTGGAGCGGGGAATACGCACGTTGATCCTGGAATCCGGCACGAACCTTTTCCGCTGGTTATTCGACCGTCGCCTGAGATTCCTCTCGCGATACGAATTCACGGGCAATACGGGATATCCCTTGACGAACACGAGGGCCCGGACTCTTGGAGGGACATCCAACTTCTGGACCGGCCGATGCACGCGGTTTCAAGTTTCGGATCTTGAACCCAATCCCTATACACCGGATGCGAATCCCTGGCCTATCACCTATGATGAGCTGGACCCCTATTACGAAAGAGCCGAGCACTCATTGCGGGTACGGGGAGGCGATTTCTCGGAGCATGTTCCCCCCCGGAAAAGTCCTCTGCCGATTCCATCGAACGGGGGCACGAACCGCCTCAAGTCGTATCTCGCTGACGTCGGGGTGACCGCAGACTGCTCGCCCACATCGGTCCCACGAAAGGGATTTCGTTTTTTCCGGGTCCAGAACGAGATCCTGCCCGCCTTTATGTCTACCTCCTGCGGGACACTGGTTACGGGGGCCAACGTGACGCGTCTCGTTCCGGACGGGAAAAAGGGGATCGTGGAGGCCGAGGTACATACTTTGGATGGCATGCAGAAGTTTGCGAGGGCGAAAATCTTTGTCGTCGCTTGTGGCGGCATCGAAACCCCCCGTCTTCTCCTTCACTCGAAATCCAGCGATTTTCCGAACGGAATAGGCAATTCCCACGATATGGTGGGGCGCGGGTTTAACGACCACCCGGCCGTGAATTTATTCGCCTCCATACGCCACACGAGAGATACCCTTTCGCCTGTGGGCAAGATTGCGCGGAGCCACCAATATTACGATCTGCTCCGCCCCGAGGGCCTGGGAAGCGTGCTCCTGGTTTTCCGGCAGGCATGGGTATTCCCTCATCACAATCTACCCCTGCTGGGTCTGTCTAAAATCTCGAATCTTCCCAAAGCGTCCCTTAACTTGATGAAACGGATGGCCAGACCCGCGCTCTATATCGGGGCATCCATCGAAATGCGGATTTCCGAATCCAATCGCGTCATGCTTTCCGAGACAATGAAGGATTGCTTCGGTAATCCTCTGGCTCATCTGATCTTCAATTACACGGAGGAGGATCTCCGGACCCTGGACCGTTCGAGAGATTTGATACGCGAAATCTACCGGAAACTTGGCGCGACCGACGTGAGAGAAGTCGAAGTGAGCTGGTCCCGTCACCATCAAAGCTCCTGTCGGATGGGTGACAACCCAAGAACGAGCGTGGTGAATCGAAATCTTCGGATTCACGAGTCTCCAAATCTTTACCTTTGCGGCTCGGAAGTCTTTGTGACCGGGGGGGCCATGCAGCCTTGCCTGAGCATCGCGGCACTGGCGCACCGGTTGGCCGATCACTTGGTATCGAGGCTGAAGGACGGG